The proteins below are encoded in one region of Candidatus Beckwithbacteria bacterium:
- a CDS encoding type II toxin-antitoxin system HicB family antitoxin — protein sequence MKKIKKSVKKFGLNALVWREGDWFVAKAVEIEVASQGKTVKQALVNLQEALELYFEDEKVPVDDVILPDLRLEKLFPNIRYA from the coding sequence ATGAAAAAAATTAAAAAATCTGTTAAAAAATTCGGTCTTAATGCCTTGGTTTGGCGTGAGGGTGATTGGTTTGTGGCGAAAGCGGTGGAAATTGAAGTTGCCAGTCAGGGGAAAACCGTTAAGCAGGCATTAGTGAATCTTCAGGAAGCGCTGGAACTTTATTTTGAAGACGAAAAAGTGCCGGTTGATGATGTTATTTTGCCTGATCTGAGGCTGGAGAAACTCTTTCCCAATATTCGGTATGCCTAG